The segment CGCTTCATCAAGCCTATCAATTGCTAAAAATGCTTTACCTGATCGGAAGCATGCTTTCACATTCTTTTCGTCAATAAGAAGAACCTTTTTACAATCCTCAATGCATCTACGGTAATTCCGTAGCTCGAGATTACACACAGCTCGGTTCAAATACAATGCTTTGTTCAAATCGTCTACTCCACAATCCACCTCCAATCCCTTGGTGTAGTAAATCAATGCATTCTTGTATTGCCTTGCTTTAAAACAGTCGTTTCCttgatttttgaagtttGTGGCAATCTCATCTGGCTCTCCCTCGTATGCTAACGACTTTAATGCTTCTAGTTCGGTGTTTTCTCCTCCCTCCCCATCAgtttcatccaattttgtCATGAAAAATGGCAAACGGTTGAGCTCTTGCATTACCTCATCGGCACCCTTGTTGGCAAATTGGGATATCTGGGGCGGTAATTCAGGTTCACCCTCCTTGGGAACatactttcttctttcccATTCTGCTCCATAATTTTCACCCTTAGGAATTTCTATTTGAACCATACTTAATGAGATGGAGCGCAATAGCTTTTTTTTTGAGGATCACTTTTTCTGATGAAGATAGCGAGTTTACAATGGAATACTAAGTTGTACAGTATGTATATAGGTTCACTTCAACTATTCATCAAGAATCTATTCAATCTACATGTCTATTCAAGTTTATTAAAAGAGAGTCGTCTAGTTTGTGCCTACTCTCATCAGGGGGATTAGCACACCACATTGGTAAAGCCCAGCTTGCCATTGTAATTGCACAAAATGCCGATGAAAGCCACATAAACGTCATCCACGCAGGTCCTGAAGCGAAACTCACACCAAAATCAcccaatttggatttgacCTCGTTTGTAGTGAGATTTATCAAGTTGGTGATCAAGGCCAGTTCAATGATGGAACTGCAAAACCCCATCACAGACAACACTGATAAAACGTGCAACACAACATTTGGGATTCGACTTAGGTCCTTTGTTGGGCCACGGTTAGCGTAAATGACTATCAAAGCAAACAACAAGACTGCTTGAACACACACGGTGAATATCATGGCGTTTATGGCCAACTTGAATCTGTGTTCTCTCTGATTGATATGTCGCTCATATGTGTCATCTTTATAAAGTCGGGTCTGATACGCATAAGCTAATATGCTTTGGAGTCCTATGGACAAAAGTTGAGTTCGATAGTCAAATGCGATCCCCTTGTTTCCTGTGCAAGTTAACGACTCATTCCTCTTTCTGATTAAATCTTCCCCATCCGTTCCATTAATTGTGTACGTATCATAGTTACCAAAGCAGAACCTCCAAAGCGATGTTAAACAGTATTGAGGAGCCTCGCCAACTTGTTCCTCAGCGTAATCGGTAAGTAGTTTGATGTCACTGCTTGTCAAGCTTGTTCCCATGGGTACGTAGCTGCCTTCTCCGACACCTAATATGGATGTAGCTGCACCAACTGAATTCTTTAATGAGTTATAAAGCCCATGCGAAACATCCAAGTGGGAGCAATTAACCCTTGTGATGTAAAATGACTTGACAACAACGGGACCAAtcaacattatcaaaatcGTCACAATCGCGAGACATGTGCTCGACAACCTCAAGCTAAAGAGGAATTTTTCCTCCTTGGATAAAGTAGATATAGACAGGGTAAACTTTATAAAGGGTCTTCGTAGTAACATTGTCTGAAGAGTGGTGTGAACCCAACCCAATGACACTTTTGTATAAACcctttcaaaattttctaCACAGCGCGACAAAAAATAACTCACAAAAATGAATCTACTATATACAGATTTACTCAATGATTCTAGTAACCAATCCTGTTCCAACAGTCTTCCCACCTTCTCTGATGTTGAAACGTTGATTCAACTCTAATGGGGCCTTCTTGATCAAGGTTCCCAccatttcaacattgtcaCCTGGCATAACCATTTGTGAGTGGTCAACACCTTCACCTTCTGGGAAAGTGAATGTAGTGGTAACGTCACTAGTTCTGAAGAAACATTGTGGTTTATATCCTTCACTAAAAGGGGTACTACGACCACCTTCTTCGGAAGTCAAGATATAAATAGAAGCCAAGAATTTTTGGTGTGGAGTAGTAGTACCTGGTTTAGCCAAAACCATACCTCTCTTGACTTCGTCTCTCTTGACACCTCTCAACAAAATACCACAGTTGTCACCAGCCATAGCAGCATCCAATTCCTTTTTAAACATTTCAATACCAGTGGAAGTAGCCTTGAATGAGTTTTCACCAAtaacttcaacttcttcaccTTTCTTCAACACACCCCTTTCGACTCTACCAGTGACAACAGTACCTCTACCTGAAATAGAAAAGACATCTTCAACAGGCATCAAGAATGGTTGGTCAGCATCTCTTTCTGGAGTTGGAatatattcatcaacagcatccaataatttttgaatagcttcaacaccaatttCTGGTTGTTTACCTTCCAAAGCACACAAGGCAGATCCCATAATGACTGGAGTGTTTTCACCATCAAATCCATATGAGCTCAATAATTCTCTCATTTCcatttcaaccaattccaaCATCTCTGGATCATCAATGGTATCaactttgttgacaaaaacAACCAAGTTTTGAATACCAACTTGTCTAGCCAATAACATATGTTCTCTAGTTTGAGGCATTTGACCATCAGTAGcggcaacaacaataatagCACCATCCATTTGAGAAGTACCAGTAATCATATTCTTGATATAATCGGAGTGGCCGGGCAAATCGGAGTGGGCATAGTGACGTTTATCAGTTTCATATTCAACATGGGCGGCAGAAATAGTAATACCTCTTGCACGTTCTTCTGGAGCACGGTCAATTGAACCGTAGTCTAAAAAGCTTGCTTGACCCTTTTCGGCTAACACTTTTGTGATAGCGGCGGTCAAAAGGGGTTTACCATGATCAACATGGCCAATGGTTCCAACGTTGACATGTGGTTTTGCACGATTGTAGGCAGCTAATCCTCTAACAAGTTGAGGACGAGCAGAAAGTGCCAAACGTGGCAAAGATACAGCGAACCTTTTAAACATGTTTGTTGACGATCTAAGGCAAAGggattgaaaaaaaattttcagctgtttttctttttctatttttttcgTTCTCGTTGGCTGGAAAACCGTTATACGCGATTCCATTTAAGGAAATGAGAGCGGCATAGATGTTCAGTTGCAAAACCACCTCATCGCTACGGTATGAAAGATCTAGAGCCACCCAGTGAAGAGACacttttgaataatatCCTCCCTAGTTATGATATGTTCAAGAGTACTATCTCTTTAGAGTTGGAACCGCTGGATGAAAATTACACTGTTGATCCGCCAACTTACGAAGATCATACGATGACCCCGGTAACTTCTGCGAGGGAGTCTGAGAGTCCCGATACTGAGGTTTTTGTAGACGATTATTCTGGAAACTCAGGCGATAACTTGCAGGATACAATTTTGGCACATATTGATTCTTTACCCTGTTTGGTGGGAAATCCAAAGTGTGATGGCCTTGATGTTAAGATAACATTTACTGAAACAGTGGGTCAAGTTGGGATCAAGCCGCCAATCATAGACACCAGTGCGAAGGAGTTTAAGCAAGGTGATTTCCTTCACGGGTATGTCACTATTAAAAATACTACCGATCAGCCAATAAAGTTTGACATGGTTTATGTCCTTTTTGAAGGGGTGACAGCTCTAAACACTGATAAATCACCTGAGAAGCACAACTTTCTCACAATGGTGGATCTTTTTGCATCATGGAGCTACGCAAACATTGACAGACTAGTCACTGACAAGGGAGATCCGCACGATTGGTGTCCTGGAGAAATTGATCCGTTTGATGGAACTTCCCTTTCAATTGACGCAAGAAGGCTCTTTCAACCAGGAGTCACTTACAAGAGATTCTTTACCTTTAAGATCCCTCAGAAGTTACTAGATGACACTTGTCGAAAGAGTTTGCCACAGCATGCTGAGCTTTGTCCCACACTTGGTATCAATAGAGAGGGTGTTCCAGTTAGCCTTTTATTAAGCACATCCCGAGTAAGAGATCTATCGATGGTCAACTCATACATCTCATATAGCGTTGCTGCGATTATCATTGGTCGAGCGAGTAactttgatattgatgtgGACAAGGACAGATATATAATTGCAAAACGAGATAAAGCTCCAATTAGATTGATACCGGATCCAGCATACTTTGATTATGATGCAAACACCCACTACCATGCGTTTGTTCACTCGGTTGAAGAGTTGGTAAAGCCCGATTTGAGTCCATCAATGAGTCAAGACACGCTAAAAGTGAAGCAATTTTACCATCAGAggaatttggaaaagagtGGCCACTACCAATGTGTTCAGCCATTTAAGAAGAAAACTTTGACTGGATCGTCAAACATTGGAATAATTGCATTGTCATCTAAAAAAACAGAGTATTGTATCAACTACACTCCCCCCAACCACGGAATCAAATCGGAAGTTGTCATACCCTTGGAGCTCCGCTATTCAGGATCGCTGCAAAACCCtgaaataaaaaaggtTGAAGTTGAGTTAGTTGCATTAACTATACAATCTAAGCTGCACCCTattccaattgaatttacCAATGAAATGTTGTTTGATGACCAAGAAGTTCTTTCCAAGCCAGCAACAAGCAACTTTGACTCAATATTGATTAGAAAGTTTAATAActatcttcaacaattgaaccTGGCGGTAAAGAACGGGGCCAAAATTGAGTATCTGATTTACCGCGATGTTAAAACCTTGGCTTCTCTCAGTACAAAATACATCAACTTAACAGTACCGGATCTAGAGTTCCACCAGGACGACACAAACGCAAAGCTCAATTCGATTCCCTGGGAgttggaagaaaatgacCTTGTTAAgaagttttcaattgcaatgaATCTCAGCAAATGTAGTCTAAAAGGAGTAAATAACACCATCAAAGGGTTGGACAAAATTACCTTAGTTCCCAACTTCCAAAGCTGCTACATTAGCCGAGTGTATTATATAAAGGTGGGGATCAAAACCAATGGTGCCACGCTTTCATTGAACCTCCCTCTTCGAATAGAGCGATAATAGGTATTTATAGCATTGAATAATGCACAGATCTTTGCTTTTTCCTTGTAGATCCATGAGCTTCTTTGACCATTATGCCGTACATCTCTTGAAGTATTTAGTTTCTGCACCCGTATAATTTTCATGTATGAGGCGTTACTGCTTGATACATGTGTTATGTCAATCTTCATGAGTTGCCCATTGATAATGAGTTCGTTTCATAGACCGTTTCCATTCCGGTATTAATCCATAACCACGAATCTTGCACATTTTTTAGTCCCTTCATCAAACTATTTTTGCTTGTGTCACCGTCGTTGGATAGCCTTTGCTCTTATGTTGAAAGCTGGTTCATCATGTATCCTCATTTGTGTATATCTTTGAGGTGGTGAAAAATGAGAAGCCTAAAAACGCGCTGGACCCTCgatttttcattcttctTGAGTGAATAACTATTCAAATGCCTCCATATTTGTGGCTTTATGGTTCGTTTGGGTATTCCGTGATCCAAATGCAATAGGTAGTTTTATAAATTTAAGTTATAATGCATGTAGTCGTCTGTGAAACAAGCTTGACTACTTCATTGGTTTTACTCTAACCTTTGTGTTCTGTTTACTTTACGATGTAAATACGAAAGCCGAAACGATGGAAATTTCGCAATAAAATGCGTGAAAGCATACAATTTAGCTATCAATTGCTCAGTCAACCTCAAAATACATAACTTTACCATCTGTGTTATTTTTGAGCCAGCTCTCGTACGTCCTTAGCCATATCTTGTCATTGATTCTGCTCAACTAACCAACAATGCCAGACTTCAAGCAACAAGAGCTAAGAGTTTTAATAGACTTGTATCCAGCTGATGTCTTGCAGATAATTGTCTCAAAAGCGGGTGTTAGTAACCTCACCAAGATCCTTTCTAGCAAGGAGTTTCTAAAACAGAACAAGAACCTCAAGTATGCAATAGATGAAACCATAGTAAAGAATAAATAtaccttcaacaatgaatcGATGAAGCCAGACAAAATGATATACTGGAACCCTCCcagaaaaagaatagcACAGATTTCAACAGAGCAAGAGAGTTTTAAGGCATTCGATGACTATTGCGTGGCTGAGTCCATTGTCGTGGAAGTAAAGCTTCGCTACAAAGTGGAATTTGCACCtgatttaattgaattGGTCGACTTACTTCGGAGCTTAAAACCAGTTGAGACGGTAAAGTTGTCTTTGAGTATGAACTTTGTTAACAGTCACTTATACTTTGTTGACTTGGCTCAATTGTTTGCTTCCATGACTCATTTGAAAGATCGAATAATAGTGTTCTCCATTAGCGCAACATGTAtgaccaatttcaaaggaGAAATAGATTTGGAGCAGCTTGTAGAGGTAgagagattgaaaattagTGGTTGCAAAGTTAGTGGCTCATTCTCAAAACTTCATAGATTAAAAGAACTTTCCTTTGCACCagttgatggtgatgagAGCCTACTTGATATACAAAAGCTCCCACTATCATTAAAAAGTCTTGATTTTACAGATTGTGATGGTATCATCGAGTCAATATCGAATGAAGGAGGGGAATTTCCACGTCTCAAtcatatttcaatttgctGTTTCGAGGAACCTTTACCAACATCGGTGAAGGATGTCATTCGTTTGATGACGGGCCCTGATacaaaaagtattgaatACTCATTTGAAAGTGATGGCTGTGTCGATGATTTTGTTCTGTTGGTAAGTGATGTTTCTAAAGAAAAgggtttcaatttgaaggAATTGACAGTTGAAGGTCATCTTTCTAGACTGTTTGACATATATCCTTCGGAGCTGTTGGAAATCCTATACGCTGATAGCGAGGAAGTGACTTCGATGTTGAAATTGCCAAACACCTTaaaaagattttcaatGGCAGATGACTATGGTCTAAATTCTCGTGAGGTTTTGAGAATTATCCCCACTGGGTTGGAATACTTGCGTTTGACGAACAATGGAGGAGACTGGGACAATGTAGATACTGACTTTTCCAAGTTTACGAGATTGAAGTATCTCAACTTGTCTCGTACAGGCATTAAGGATTTTGACTTTGTCTTTCCGTGTATGCTTGAGGAGTTGGATTTGTCTGGTAACGAAATCGAGACCATTGACAGTGCTGAATTCCCGAAGAGCTTGAGGAATTTAATCTTGAGCTTCAATGAGATAAAAGAAGTGTCTGGCTCGAAACTTCCAGTGACATTAGAACGTCTCAATATGCTAGGTAATCCCATTGAAAAGGTTGACCTACTCATTGGTGAATGCTTTGAGTTGCTACAAGTCGAGACTTTATATATAGGATGCAAATCCTCTAGCAAAGTTTCTTACAAGTTGCCGAGTACGTTGCAAAGTCTTCACTTTAATTGTTGTAATACATTGAGTCatgattttggtgaaaatttGGTTAGCATTCGATTGGAATCATGTCAGTTTGCGGTGAGTTCAGGTGAGCTATTCAAGCAGCAATCGAAATTACGATATTTGGGCATTTCTCACTGTCAGTTAGCTGATGTTAGTATCAACTATCCACAGTCGCTAGAAGAGATTGATTTATCTTTTAATGATTTCTCTGAAGTGCCCCAACAACTTGGTTATTTAGAGAACTTAAGgtatttgcaattttcaaacaacaatgttCAACTAGCTATCATCGAGTTTCATCAGAGCGCTTTAGAGGTATTGGATTTGTCGTATAACGTAATTGAAGAGACACATTTGTCATTTCCAGAAGGTCTCACTAAGCTCAAGCAACTAGATTTGAGTCAAAATGAACTTAAAGATATCACGATAGAAAACATAGGTCATAATAACAAAAGTTTTCACAGTAGTTTATACGAGTTAAATTTAGCATACAATGAACTAAGTGAGGAAAAGATAGAAGCATTGATTTCAAGGTTGCCGGACTCAACCCAAAGCTTAAGAGCCGATAGTAACACCGGTGGTATACTTCGCGCTATCAATTACTTGTCTAGTTGATGCACGCCCCTGTCAATCAAACTAAGTTACTGTAATACTTCTATTGTGTAAAATTATAGACAAAGCCCTCTGTTACAACTACAAACATGGGGATAGTTAAAATGAATGTAATACCCGTTACGATTTTCTCAAAGTGAAAGAGGTGAAACTATCAAAAGCTAATATCGGATTTAACCAGGTGTAATTGGTACAAGCACTCAACTCTTATCTCCAGCTTCTCACAGAAAATACTTATATACAAATATCTATATACAAATGTCACCAAAACTGGGTACTCCCCATACTTAAGCGCtaacaaaagcaaaacgGCGGCAACCCTTAAAAAGAGTAGGCATAAAGGTGGGCAAGCACATTGTAAGTCCACCTGTTCTAGTGTTTTGAGTCTTTTTATGGTTTCCATGTGTAGCTACTAGTGCCTATATCTCATGATATAA is part of the Candida orthopsilosis Co 90-125, chromosome 2 draft sequence genome and harbors:
- a CDS encoding Ecm7 protein (S. cerevisiae homolog ECM7 has role in fungal-type cell wall organization), giving the protein MLLRRPFIKFTSSISTLSKEEKFLFSLRLSSTCLAIVTILIMLIGPVVVKSFYITRVNCSHLDVSHGLYNSLKNSVGAATSILGVGEGSYVPMGTSLTSSDIKLLTDYAEEQVGEAPQYCLTSLWRFCFGNYDTYTINGTDGEDLIRKRNESLTCTGNKGIAFDYRTQLLSIGLQSILAYAYQTRLYKDDTYERHINQREHRFKLAINAMIFTVCVQAVLLFALIVIYANRGPTKDLSRIPNVVLHVLSVLSVMGFCSSIIESALITNLINLTTNEVKSKLGDFGVSFASGPAWMTFMWLSSAFCAITMASWALPMWCANPPDESRHKLDDSLLINLNRHVD
- a CDS encoding Tuf1 translation elongation factor TU — encoded protein: MESRITVFQPTRTKKIEKEKQSKIFFQSLCLRSSTNMFKRFAVSLPRLALSARPQLVRGLAAYNRAKPHVNVGTIGHVDHGKPLLTAAITKVLAEKGQASFLDYGSIDRAPEERARGITISAAHVEYETDKRHYAHSDLPGHSDYIKNMITGTSQMDGAIIVVAATDGQMPQTREHMLLARQVGIQNLVVFVNKVDTIDDPEMLELVEMEMRELLSSYGFDGENTPVIMGSALCALEGKQPEIGVEAIQKLLDAVDEYIPTPERDADQPFLMPVEDVFSISGRGTVVTGRVERGVLKKGEEVEVIGENSFKATSTGIEMFKKELDAAMAGDNCGILLRGVKRDEVKRGMVLAKPGTTTPHQKFLASIYILTSEEGGRSTPFSEGYKPQCFFRTSDVTTTFTFPEGEGVDHSQMVMPGDNVEMVGTLIKKAPLELNQRFNIREGGKTVGTGLVTRIIE